A DNA window from Halichondria panicea chromosome 16, odHalPani1.1, whole genome shotgun sequence contains the following coding sequences:
- the LOC135349752 gene encoding calmodulin-regulated spectrin-associated protein 1-like encodes MNGLCVSLRWVASMLPSNHPAISLLVDPLTSEGCLCRRVVKALTHPGIYCSLLTRILPKERPLSDFSALVHKLARHGVFMTEEVNSSSLEQTAPIRQASHLAVMEGLMTLYTRSIATLPAIVRTIRRVGKLVASKDLPCTVSEGLLLWLNKMPLVRTPASTLTDALHAGQCLPALLLHYTPKLFTVSDFHLGKSLSPQQALDNLTKAVSFLNHHLDRPGFHILPEELHRSPTTHLSTNTTALVAHLYHCLENKHYSRTTLQSTSDISLSRRTVFKAPLRGSMSSHDLISADALPPQAVTVFKAPLRGSMSSHDLISADALPPQTFLQPRLSITRLKTSAPPLEELRRSFTVSTHQTALAAGLTVIEPPLNDHPESGEEESRHIHLSIYPPAMASTLSTPEPSEKLQQLLAVYERIKGRDNLARENRRKLICSALFKEDSGTSLGKFPFSPIQGTSNPSPVVAPEDNPWTQGTAKGNDELLRQQREADVRARLYERERVRRVATVERRHTGGDIITHTGPDLYIAPRAKSNKKLIKNAISYVCLAGEPNVSAKQRALAELESCSASHVMVLFRDIIGFKFRGLYSYLPDSDQVVKLFGNGPKVIKSAMVAHVYKYNSGRKEFREVPTRALSVSVDALTIQPECWAKKGRRYN; translated from the exons ATG AATGGCCTGTGTGTCTCCCTACGCTGGGTTGCCAGCATGTTGCCATCAAATCATCCTGCTATCAGCCTATTGGTGGATCCACTGACATCAGAGGGATGCCTTTGTAGGAGAGTGGTGAAGGCACTCACTCATCCAGGGATCTACTGCTCCCTACTGACGAGGATACTGCCAAAGGAAAGACCATTAAGTGACTTCTCTGCTCTAGTGCATAAGCTTGCACGTCATGGCGTGTTCATGACAGAGGAGGTTAACAGCTCATCCCTTGAGCAGACAGCACCAATCAGACAA GCCAGCCACTTGGCAGTGATGGAGGGGCTCATGACACTCTATACTAGGTCCATAGCTACCCTACCAGCTATCGTGAGGACTATCCG ACGTGTGGGTAAACTAGTCGCCTCCAAGGACCTTCCCTGTACTGTCTCAGAGGGTCTATTACTCTGGCTCAATAAGATGCCTCTAGTGAGAACACCAGCCTCTACTCTCACAGACGCTCTGCATGCTGGCCAGTGCCTGCCTGCTTTACTACTGCACTACACACCCAAGCTCTTCACAGTGTCAG ATTTCCACCTTGGCAAATCACTCTCGCCTCAACAAGCATTGGATAATCTGACAAAAGCTGTTTCATTCCTCAACCATCATTTGGATCGACCAGGGTTCCACATTCTACCAGAGGAACTGCATCGATCACCCACAACTCACTTGAGTACTAACACTACTGCCCTTGTGGCACACCTATACCACTGTCTAGAGAACAAACACTACAGCAGGACAACCCTCCAGTCTACCTCCGATATCTCTCTTAGTAGACGTACTGTGTTTAAGGCCCCACTGAGGGGATCTATGTCCAGTCATGACCTCATCTCGGCTGATGCTCTCCCCCCACAAGCGGTGACTGTGTTTAAGGCCCCACTGAGGGGATCTATGTCCAGTCATGACCTCATCTCGGCTGATGCTCTCCCCCCACAAACATTCCTACAACCTCGCCTCTCAATCACACGACTCAAAACTTCAGCACCTCCTTTAGAGGAGCTACGCAGAAGCTTCACAGTGTCTACACATCAGACTGCCCTTGCTGCTGGCCTCACAGTCATTGAACCTCCATTGAATGATCATCCAGAGAGTGGTGAAGAGGAATCTAGACACATCCATCTCTCAATATACCCACCTGCCATGGCCTCTACTCTCTCTACTCCAGAGCCATCAGAGAAGCTGCAACAATTGCTAGCAGTGTATGAGAGAATCAAAGGGAGAGATAATCTTGCTAGAGAGAATAGAAGGAAACTAATTTGTTCAGCACTTTTCAAGGAAGATAGTGGCACATCACTCGGCAAGTTCCCCTTCTCTCCCATACAAGGAACCAGCAACCCCAGTCCTGTAGTCGCTCCCGAGGACAACCCATGGACACAAGGAACTGCAAAG GGTAACGACGAGTTACTGCGGCAACAACGAGAGGCTGATGTACGTGCTCGACTATATGAGCGTGAGCGTGTGCGACGTGTGGCCACTGTGGAGCGGAGACACACTGGTGGGGACATCATCACACACACTGGACCTGACCTATATATTGCCCCTCGTGCTAAATCCAACAAGAAGCTCATCAAGAATGCAATATCATATGTGTGTCTAGCAGGGGAGCCTAATGTGTCAGCCAAGCAGAGAGCTCTGGCA GAGTTGGAGAGCTGCTCTGCTAGTCATGTCATGGTACTCTTCAGAGATATCATTGGATTCAAGTTCAGAGGTCTCTATTCCTATTTACCAGACTCTGACcag GTGGTCAAGTTGTTTGGGAATGGTCCAAAGGTCATCAAGTCAGCCATGGTGGCTCATGTCTACAA ATACAACTCTGGTCGTAAGGAGTTCAGAGAAGTGCCCACTAGAGCGTTGTCTGTGTCAGTGGATGCCCTCACTATTCAACCAGAGTGCTGGGCCAAGAAGGGACGCAGATATAACTGA
- the LOC135349761 gene encoding TNF receptor-associated factor 5-like, protein MEELAMRLESENKALKREIAELKNSCVHRSELDELKQDLDRLKKSSPDSFGCSPGIYSRVKTVKKGRPQSLHEVTQAMQDQLAKPPLIRECSCGSLPPFYFTVENYAHHKKHSLKWYSSPFYSCPGGYKMCVGVSAGGCGVGEGTHVSVLVHFLRGEFDTSLQWPFRGTLAIHLLNERRDGSHHCHEVVFGKDVPVMQSGCVSGGFEKTLGYGLPLFIDHAQLSYNPTLDCEYLKHDRLRFVLDIVKLDS, encoded by the coding sequence ATGGAAGAGCTGGCTATGCGACTAGAATCAGAGAACAAGGCTCTCAAGAGAGAGATTGCTGAGTTAAAGAACTCCTGTGTGCACCGCAGCGAGCTGGATGAATTGAAACAAGATCTGGATCGACTCAAGAAATCCTCTCCTGATAGTTTTGGATGTTCTCCTGGTATCTACTCACGAGTCAAGACAGTCAAGAAAGGTCGTCCCCAGTCACTACACGAGGTAACACAAGCAATGCAGGACCAGCTAGCCAAACCTCCACTCATCAGAGAATGCTCTTGTGGTTCACTACCTCCCTTCTATTTCACTGTGGAGAACTATGCTCATCATAAGAAACATTCTCTCAAATGGTACAGTTCACCATTCTATAGTTGTCCAGGAGGGTATAagatgtgtgtgggagttAGTGCTGGTGGCTGTGGTGTGGGAGAAGGCACTCATGTCTCTGTACTCGTTCACTTCTTAAGAGGAGAGTTTGACACTTCTCTACAGTGGCCATTTCGAGGGACATTGGCCATTCACTTGCTCAATGAACGGCGAGACGGATCTCATCATTGCCATGAGGTGGTGTTTGGTAAAGATGTGCCTGTGATGCAGTCTGGATGTGTGAGCGGAGGCTTTGAGAAGACCCTGGGTTATGGACTACCATTGTTCATTGATCATGCTCAGTTGTCCTATAACCCGACACTGGATTGTGAGTATCTCAAGCATGACAGACTACGCTTTGTATTAGATATTGTGAAACTTGACAGTTAA